One region of Tistrella mobilis genomic DNA includes:
- a CDS encoding aspartyl/asparaginyl beta-hydroxylase — protein MAEGLAETGPIWMPVRAVPSAGGGSFLLRPIAADAPVEEVLFGLHGSPAADHPAAAGLRSALIRDHAPTAPVLPPLLAIWHLTRCGSTLTARMLSCIDALQVMDEPGAVVDICGAFWGLVPIADRLAALDAALRALGQRVRPGARHLVVKQSLRSWRDQDLFAQLHPDMHRVLIIRDPLEILVSNLTGPPGWLKLRDAVWSPLLSGVALARQRELSDAEFIARCLGRAFAAMAAMVEADPAGWLILDYAELPDAVITRLLPRLGITPTPAEAAAMADATRLQAWGRRGRRPFSDDRAQKQAAATPEMHDLCDRFLRAPWQRLAAVAHGGSGMCNLDQAARQSPS, from the coding sequence ATGGCTGAAGGTCTCGCTGAAACCGGCCCGATCTGGATGCCCGTCCGCGCCGTGCCTTCGGCCGGCGGCGGCAGCTTCCTGCTGCGGCCGATTGCGGCCGATGCCCCGGTCGAGGAGGTGCTGTTCGGCCTGCATGGCAGTCCGGCCGCCGATCATCCGGCCGCGGCGGGGCTGCGCTCTGCGCTGATCCGCGACCATGCGCCGACGGCGCCGGTGTTGCCGCCGCTGCTTGCGATCTGGCATCTGACGCGCTGCGGCTCGACGCTCACCGCCCGCATGCTGTCCTGCATCGATGCCCTGCAGGTGATGGACGAGCCGGGGGCCGTGGTCGATATCTGCGGCGCCTTCTGGGGGCTGGTGCCCATCGCCGACCGGCTGGCGGCGCTGGATGCGGCGCTGCGGGCGCTGGGCCAGCGGGTCAGGCCCGGGGCACGGCACCTGGTTGTGAAGCAGTCGCTGCGCAGCTGGCGGGATCAGGATCTGTTCGCGCAGCTCCACCCCGATATGCATCGGGTGCTGATCATCCGCGATCCGCTGGAAATCCTGGTGTCGAACCTGACAGGGCCGCCGGGCTGGTTGAAGTTGCGCGATGCGGTTTGGTCGCCGCTGCTCTCGGGGGTGGCGCTCGCCCGGCAGCGGGAGTTGAGCGATGCCGAATTCATCGCCCGCTGCCTGGGCCGCGCCTTCGCCGCCATGGCGGCGATGGTGGAGGCGGACCCGGCGGGCTGGCTGATCCTGGATTATGCGGAACTGCCGGATGCGGTGATCACCCGCCTGCTGCCGCGCCTGGGCATCACGCCCACACCGGCCGAGGCGGCGGCGATGGCCGATGCGACCCGGCTTCAGGCCTGGGGCCGCCGGGGCCGCCGGCCCTTCAGCGACGATCGGGCGCAGAAGCAGGCGGCCGCCACCCCGGAGATGCACGACCTCTGCGACCGTTTCCTGCGCGCGCCCTGGCAGCGGCTGGCGGCCGTCGCCCATGGCGGTTCCGGAATGTGCAACCTCGATCAGGCAGCAAGGCAGTCCCCGTCATGA
- a CDS encoding PqqD family protein, translating to MIFPPETVFIRSPEPLTTEIDGEVVMMDLSSSAYFNLDSIGTAIWGQLETPTRFQDLCGALHARYDAPLDIIRRDVAALLSDMLTHGLVRKEVP from the coding sequence ATGATCTTCCCCCCTGAGACCGTCTTTATCCGTTCTCCCGAGCCGCTCACCACCGAGATCGATGGCGAGGTGGTGATGATGGATCTGTCGAGCAGCGCCTATTTCAACCTGGACAGCATCGGCACCGCCATCTGGGGGCAGCTGGAGACCCCGACGCGGTTCCAGGATCTGTGCGGTGCGCTGCATGCCCGCTATGACGCGCCGCTCGACATCATCCGGCGCGATGTCGCGGCGCTGCTCTCTGACATGCTGACCCACGGGCTGGTGCGGAAGGAGGTGCCGTGA
- a CDS encoding putative 2OG-Fe(II) oxygenase encodes MREASALQAADPDLASMARQAAFLLLQGRADAAAALCGRIQAIDPNLETFGAFTDLLTWARPRERLYPLVRALVDAGFANPRSFDLLAATAIWAGNIPAARELTSPERFLSITRLHGPDDPDLAPLVAELASGLEHYDRPGDRSIRMGSRRNHLERSDSPVLRRLLDRLWRVACAYVDRLPADPDNPFLRARPAGLVLKAWSVVSGAKTHHLPHLHATSWVNGVYYAEVPPVVADAPVVADVAGRPGWLRVGPAAGRGFAAAGDGDGPEGGADRVGWAERWIRPEPGLVVLMPSHFTHETVPLGCDQRRICVAFELHPAAADQAGHRP; translated from the coding sequence GTGAGAGAGGCTTCCGCTCTTCAGGCCGCCGATCCGGATCTGGCCTCCATGGCGCGCCAGGCGGCTTTTCTGCTTCTGCAGGGCCGGGCCGATGCGGCCGCGGCGCTCTGCGGCCGCATCCAGGCGATCGACCCCAATCTCGAAACCTTCGGGGCCTTCACCGATCTGCTGACCTGGGCCCGCCCGCGCGAGCGGCTCTATCCCCTGGTCCGGGCGCTGGTCGATGCGGGCTTTGCCAATCCGCGCAGCTTCGACCTGCTGGCCGCCACGGCGATCTGGGCCGGCAATATCCCAGCCGCCCGAGAGCTGACCAGCCCCGAGCGGTTCCTGTCGATCACCCGCCTGCACGGCCCCGACGATCCCGATCTGGCGCCGCTGGTGGCCGAGCTGGCGAGCGGGCTGGAGCATTACGATCGGCCCGGCGACCGCTCCATCCGCATGGGATCGCGCCGCAACCATCTGGAACGGTCGGACAGCCCGGTGCTGCGCCGCCTGCTCGACCGGCTATGGCGGGTGGCCTGCGCTTACGTCGACCGTCTGCCGGCGGATCCGGACAATCCTTTCCTGCGCGCCCGGCCGGCCGGGCTTGTTCTCAAGGCCTGGAGTGTGGTGTCGGGGGCGAAGACCCATCATCTGCCCCATCTGCATGCAACCAGCTGGGTGAACGGCGTCTATTACGCCGAGGTGCCGCCGGTGGTGGCGGATGCGCCGGTTGTGGCGGACGTGGCAGGCCGGCCCGGCTGGCTGCGCGTCGGCCCGGCGGCCGGCCGCGGCTTTGCGGCCGCCGGTGACGGGGACGGGCCGGAGGGTGGGGCCGACCGGGTCGGCTGGGCTGAGCGCTGGATCCGCCCCGAGCCCGGCCTCGTGGTGCTGATGCCCAGCCATTTCACCCATGAAACCGTGCCGCTCGGCTGCGATCAGCGGCGGATCTGCGTCGCGTTCGAACTTCATCCGGCTGCGGCCGATCAGGCCGGCCACCGGCCCTGA
- a CDS encoding helix-turn-helix transcriptional regulator has translation MPPARSAVSAFDPDLTDRPAVASQLDFADHAEEVPVHLHRKGQLILARRGAVTCTADHDIWIVPPDCGVWIPGGMPHSARATANARLSYLFVEPGAALLPDSCCTLSLSPLVREMVDRLAREPADYPADSHAARLARVTLDELAVMPRERFNLPISGHPKIRAIADALTVDPTDRSTLRDWAKRVAMSERSLARLMIRETGLTFGRWRQQLHLIVALRGLAGGMAVQNVAAELGYESVNAFIAMFKKAMGSTPAQYFAARQRG, from the coding sequence GTGCCCCCTGCCCGATCCGCCGTATCCGCCTTCGACCCCGATCTCACCGATCGGCCGGCCGTCGCAAGCCAGCTCGATTTCGCAGACCATGCGGAAGAGGTTCCCGTCCATCTTCATCGCAAGGGGCAGCTGATCCTTGCCCGGCGCGGGGCCGTGACCTGCACGGCGGATCATGACATCTGGATCGTCCCGCCCGATTGCGGGGTGTGGATTCCGGGCGGGATGCCCCACAGCGCCCGGGCGACCGCGAATGCCCGCCTCAGCTATCTGTTCGTGGAACCGGGGGCCGCCCTGCTGCCCGACAGCTGCTGCACCCTGTCGCTCTCGCCGCTGGTGCGGGAAATGGTCGACCGGCTGGCGCGGGAACCGGCCGATTATCCGGCCGACAGCCATGCCGCCCGGCTGGCGCGCGTCACGCTCGACGAGCTGGCCGTGATGCCGCGGGAGCGTTTCAACCTGCCGATCTCGGGCCACCCCAAGATCCGCGCGATCGCAGACGCCCTGACCGTCGATCCCACCGACCGCAGCACGCTCCGCGACTGGGCAAAGCGCGTGGCCATGAGCGAACGCTCGCTCGCCCGGCTGATGATCCGGGAAACCGGCCTGACCTTCGGCCGCTGGCGGCAGCAGCTGCACCTGATCGTCGCCCTGCGCGGGCTGGCCGGGGGCATGGCGGTGCAGAACGTGGCCGCAGAACTTGGCTATGAGTCGGTCAATGCCTTCATCGCCATGTTCAAAAAGGCCATGGGCAGCACGCCGGCGCAGTATTTCGCGGCGCGGCAGCGGGGATGA
- a CDS encoding FUSC family protein, translating into MSTDHRPQPVFAAAGRRLRRFCHAPGTRADAEALLFSAKSFAAAMLAWYIAASIGLPRPYWAVLTVYIVSQTSAGASAGRGVYRFVGTLVGAAATVVIIPAFVNDPILCSIVLAGWIGLCLALSALDRTPRAYAFVLAGYTASLIGFPGVLDPGQIFTTALVRVQEISIGILCAVLVHRLVLPKHVTDQFIGRLAVTLQDARRLAGDALGGAGDRRMQDDRRQLAADLLGLQGLGTQLPYDPAPRPPHAALRRMIHDRLARLLPLTMEVEDRIEALGLVEKIEALGLVEKIEALGLVEKIEALGNDRPEDGITRLVADLRSWIATGDVAAREEAAAGLIDRARSLGARLAAGAVTPHDRLAANLAGHLADMIGLLHDCDRLWREVSGGAGPRAGAASPRPARGYVYHRDPWMAVRAGAGAAIGVTIGCLFWIWSGWPDGGMAVSILGVCCALFGNLDAPAPPLRTYMRGSVYGVVISLVYGFVILPRVPDFTLLVVVLAPVFLFAGSLQARPPTTFLALGITLTVPILGGLDTGYGGDFAAALNNVVALFAATGFAVVSMTIFQTVPVHAAIDRLLRLSRRDVTRRILGAAPDEAYWTNLMIDRTALLLPRLRLSGAPRPDILDDTLHHLRIGHAAGLLRHEICRVEGHIGRDVRGLLSAIALDVGARRPDPARVEGLEARIGALTGLIAGSSLHNRARLLDLVIDLGFALGLKGATGGEPGA; encoded by the coding sequence ATGAGCACCGATCATCGCCCCCAGCCCGTCTTCGCCGCAGCCGGCCGTCGCCTCCGGCGCTTCTGCCATGCGCCCGGGACGAGGGCGGATGCAGAGGCGCTGCTGTTTTCGGCGAAAAGCTTCGCCGCGGCGATGCTGGCCTGGTACATCGCGGCGTCCATCGGGCTTCCGCGGCCTTATTGGGCGGTTCTGACCGTCTATATCGTTTCGCAGACCTCTGCGGGCGCATCGGCAGGGCGGGGCGTCTATCGCTTCGTCGGAACGCTGGTCGGTGCGGCGGCGACCGTGGTGATCATTCCGGCCTTCGTGAACGATCCGATCCTGTGCAGCATCGTGCTCGCCGGCTGGATCGGCCTGTGCCTCGCCCTCTCGGCGCTCGATCGCACGCCCCGCGCCTATGCCTTCGTTCTGGCCGGCTATACCGCCAGCCTGATCGGCTTTCCGGGCGTGCTCGATCCGGGCCAGATCTTCACCACCGCCCTGGTGCGGGTTCAGGAGATTTCCATCGGGATCCTCTGCGCCGTTCTGGTCCATCGCCTTGTTCTGCCGAAGCATGTGACCGATCAATTCATCGGCCGGCTTGCGGTCACCCTTCAGGATGCCCGGCGCCTGGCGGGCGATGCCCTGGGCGGTGCCGGGGACCGGCGGATGCAGGACGATCGCCGGCAGCTCGCGGCCGATCTTCTCGGCCTGCAGGGCCTGGGGACGCAGCTGCCCTATGATCCGGCCCCCCGGCCGCCGCATGCCGCGCTGCGCCGGATGATCCACGACCGGCTTGCCCGCCTGCTGCCGCTGACGATGGAGGTGGAGGATCGGATCGAGGCCCTCGGCCTCGTTGAGAAGATCGAGGCCCTCGGCCTCGTTGAGAAGATCGAGGCCCTCGGCCTCGTTGAGAAGATCGAGGCCCTCGGGAATGATCGTCCGGAAGACGGGATCACGCGGCTGGTGGCCGATCTCCGCAGCTGGATCGCCACCGGTGATGTGGCGGCACGGGAAGAGGCGGCCGCCGGGCTGATCGATCGGGCGCGGTCGCTCGGGGCAAGGCTGGCCGCCGGGGCTGTAACGCCGCATGACCGGCTTGCCGCCAATCTCGCCGGTCATCTGGCGGACATGATCGGCCTGCTCCACGATTGCGACCGGCTCTGGCGGGAGGTTTCGGGGGGCGCAGGGCCGCGCGCCGGCGCGGCGTCGCCACGGCCCGCCAGGGGCTATGTCTATCACCGCGACCCATGGATGGCCGTGCGGGCGGGGGCCGGCGCCGCCATCGGCGTCACGATCGGCTGCCTGTTCTGGATCTGGTCGGGCTGGCCGGATGGCGGGATGGCGGTCTCGATCCTGGGCGTCTGCTGCGCCCTGTTCGGCAATCTCGATGCGCCGGCGCCGCCGCTGCGGACATATATGCGCGGCTCGGTCTACGGGGTCGTGATCAGCCTGGTCTATGGCTTCGTCATCCTGCCCCGGGTGCCCGATTTCACCCTTCTGGTCGTGGTCCTCGCCCCGGTCTTCCTGTTCGCGGGCTCCCTTCAGGCGCGCCCGCCGACCACCTTCCTGGCGCTGGGGATCACGCTCACGGTCCCGATTCTGGGCGGGCTGGATACCGGCTATGGCGGCGACTTCGCCGCGGCTCTCAACAATGTGGTCGCGCTTTTTGCGGCAACCGGCTTTGCAGTGGTGAGCATGACGATCTTTCAGACCGTACCGGTCCATGCGGCGATCGACCGGCTGCTCAGGCTCAGCCGCCGGGACGTGACGCGGCGTATCCTGGGGGCCGCCCCCGACGAGGCGTACTGGACCAACCTCATGATCGACCGGACGGCGCTTCTGCTGCCAAGGCTCAGGCTGTCGGGCGCACCGCGCCCCGATATTCTCGACGACACGCTGCATCATCTGCGCATCGGTCATGCCGCCGGGCTGCTGCGCCACGAAATCTGCCGGGTGGAGGGGCATATCGGCCGCGATGTCCGCGGGCTGCTCTCCGCGATCGCCCTGGATGTCGGGGCCCGGCGGCCGGATCCCGCCCGGGTGGAGGGCCTGGAGGCGCGCATCGGGGCGTTGACCGGGCTGATCGCCGGCAGTTCGCTTCACAACCGCGCCCGTCTGCTCGACCTCGTCATCGATCTCGGCTTCGCGCTCGGGCTCAAGGGCGCGACCGGCGGGGAGCCCGGC